CCCGAGCAGCGCCTGTACTACACGCTCAAGGAAATGGGCAAGATCGACGAACTGCACGTGAAGGTGTTCCACGCGATCCACGTCGAGCACCTGCCGCTCGACAAGGAAAGCGGAATCGTCGACTGGGCGCGCAAGCAAGGCCTGGACATGACGAAGTTCGGCCAGATCTACAACTCGTTCTCGGTCGCGACCAAGGTGCGCCAGGCGGTCGATCTGCAGAACATCTACAAGGTCACCGGCGTGCCGTCGATGGGCGTGGCCGGACGCTTCTATACCGACGGTGAACTTGCCAAGGGCATGGACCGGTGCCTGCGCGTCGTCGACTTCCTGATCGACAAGGCGCGCAAGGGCGGCTGAAGCCCGTCGTTCACCGCCCGCACACGGCGGGCCTGTTCGGGTCGTTTTCCACGGCGGCGCGTTTGTCCTGGCGCTTACAATGCCAGCAAGATTCGTGCCTCATGAAAACGACCTGCGTATCGCTGCTGCTGGCCCTGTGTTTCGCATGTTCGCTGCTGGCCACCGCGCCGGCGCTGGCGGAGAAAGCCGACAGCAGCAAGCCGATGAACGTCGAGGCGGACGCGCTGCGCTACGACGACCTGAACCAGACCAGCGTCTTTACCGGCAACGTGGTCGTGACCAAGGGCACGATCACGATCCGCGGCGCGCGCGTCGACGTGCGCCAAGACCCGGACGGCTACCAGTACGCAAAGGTGACGGCAGCGCCGGGCAAGCTTGCGTTTTACCGGCAAAAGCGCGACGGGGTCGACGAATACATCGAGGGCGAATCGGACGTGATCGACTATGACGGCAAGACCGACACCGTCAAGTTCGTCGGCCATGCGCAGTTGCGGCGCTATGTCGGCACCACTTTGAGCGACGAGACCAGCGGCGCGCTGATCACCTACGACAACGTGACCGACGTGTTCACCGTCGACGGCACGGTGCGCTCGTCGCCGCTGGCCGGCGGCGCGGCCACGCGCACGCGCGTGCGGGCCATGCTGACCCCGCGTGCCGCCGCTTCCGCCGCCGCATCGAGTTCAGGCGCCGCGCCGGCGCCCGCGCTGCAGTCGAGCGGCAAGCTGACCGAGGTGCCGGAGTGAGCACCGCCGGGCCGCCCCAAGATGCGAGGGCCCCCTCGGGGGGCAGCGAACCCACGCGCGAGCGGGGGAGCGTGGGGGCAGACATCGCCACCGCCGGGCCGCCCCAAGGTGCGAGGGCCCCCTCGGGGGGCAGCGAACCCACACGCGAGCGGGGGAGCGTGGGGGCAGACATCGCCACCGCCGGGCCGCCCCAAGGTGCGAGGGCCCCCTCGGGGGGCAGCGAACCCACGCGCGAGCGGGGGAGCGTGGGGGCAAACATGAGTGCGGCCGCGGATGCCGCAGGCTCCCCCAGCCGGCTCGAGGCCCTGCATCTGCAGAAGTCGTACGGCGGCCGCATGGTGGTGCGCGATGTGTCGCTCGCGGTGCAGAAGGGCGAGGTCGTCGGCCTGCTCGGACCGAACGGCGCCGGCAAGACCACCTCGTTCTACATGATCGTCGGCCTGGTGCGCGCCGATGCCGGCGTGATCACGATCGACGGCGGGCCGGTCGAGCACATGCCGATCCACCGCCGCTCGCGCCTGGGCCTGTCGTATCTGCCGCAGGAAGCCTCGATCTTCCGCAAGCTCACGGTACAGGAGAACGTGCGCGCGGTGCTCGAGCTGCAGCGTCACACGGACGGCGCGCAGGCTGGCCGTCCGCTGCCTCCGGGCGAGATCGAGCAGCGGCTGACCGAACTGCTGCAGGAGCTGCGCGTCGAGCATCTGCGCGACTCGCCGGCGCCGGCGCTGTCCGGCGGCGAGCGCCGCCGCGTCGAGATCGCGCGCGCGCTGGCGACGCAGCCGCGCTTCATCCTGCTCGACGAGCCGTTCGCCGGCATCGACCCGATCGCGGTGATCGAGATCCAGCGCATCATCGTGTTCCTCAAGAGCCGCGGCATCGGCGTGCTGATCACCGACCACAACGTGCGCGAGACGCTGGGCATCTGTGACCACGCCTACATCATCAGCGACGGCGGCGTGCTGGCGCAGGGCACGCCGGCGCAGATCATCGACAACGCCGAGGTGCGCCGCGTCTACCTGGGCGAGCATTTCCGCATGTAGGGCGGATCGGCCATGAAGCAGGGGCTGTCGCTTCGCGTCTCGCAGCATCTGGCGCTGACGCCGCAACTGCAGCAGTCGATCCGGCTGTTGCAGTTGTCCACGCTCGAGCTGAGTCAGGAAGTCGGGCAGATGCTCGACGACAACCCGTTCCTCGAGCTCAGCGATGACGCTGCGCCGCGCGAGGAATTCGGACTCGGGCAGGCCGATGTGAAGGCAGTGGAAGACGACGAACGCGATACGCCGATCGCTTCCAATAACATAGCAGACTCTCCAAAAAATACCGAGGCTTCAGCGTTGGATGATGCTGAAACTTCAGCGCAGACCGCGGACCAGGAGCCGAGCTGGGACGGCGACGGCACCAGCGAAGTGCGCCCCGACGATACCGAGTGGGGTGGCGACGCGCCCGTGCATGGCCGCGACCCGGACGCGGCGGACGCGACCGAGCTCGCCGGCGACGAGGAGTCGCTGCAGTCGTACCTGCACCGCCAGGCGCTCGGGCTGCGCCTGTCGGAAGAGGACCGCGCCGCGCTGCGCTTTCTGATCGAGTCACTGGACGACGACGGTTATCTGACGGACAGCCTGGATCTGCTGGCGCAAGGACTGGCCGGCGGTGATGAAGTCGAAAAGCAGGAACTGGTGCAGCGCTTCACCGTCGCGCTGTCGCTGCTGCAGCACCTGGAGCCGGCCGGCGTCGGCGCGCGCAGTCTTGGCGAATGCCTGAGCGTGCAACTGCAGGCGATCGAGTCGGCGGACCCGGGCGATGATGCGGCGCGGCTCGATGCGATCCTGGTCGCGCAGCGCATCTGCGCGCAACCGATCGAACTGCTGGCGCGGCGCGACCTGCGCCGGCTGAGCCAGCTGTGCCGCGCCGACGAGGCGCAGATCAAGGCGGCGATCACATTGATCACGCGGCTGGAACCGAAGCCCGGGCGGCGCTTCGTGTCGGTCGAGCGCAACGTGGTGGTGCCCGACGTGATCGTGACCCGGGTCGGCGGCGACGGCCCGCCGCGCTTTCGCGTGCAACTCAACCCGGATGTGATGCCGCGTCTGAGAGTGCACCACTTCTACGCGAACGCGCTGCGCCAGCACAAGTCAGGCGGGGCGGGCGCCGCCGACTGCGCGGCGCTGCAGCAGCGGCTGCAGGAGGCGCGCTGGTTCATCAAGAACATCCAGCAGCGCTTCGACACCATCCTGCGCGTCGCCACCGCGATCGTCGAACGACAGAAGAGCTTTCTGGTGCACGGGGAACTCGCGATGCGCCCGCTGGTGCTGCGCGAGATCGCCGACCAGCTCGGCCTGCACGAATCGACCATTTCGCGTGTCACCAGCGCGAAGTACATGGCGACACCGCAGGGCACGTTCGAGCTGAAGTACTTCTTCGGCTCGGGCCTGGGCACCGAGAGCGGCGGCAATGCGTCGAGCACCGCGGTGCGCGCGCTGATCCGCCAGTTCGTCGCGGCCGAGGCGCCGGAGCAGCCGCTCAGCGACGCGCAGCTGGCTGACCTGCTGAAGGAGCAGGGCATCGCCTGCGCGCGCCGCACCGTGGCCAAGTACCGCGACGCGCTGAGGATCGCCCCGGCCAACCTGAGGCGTGCGCTGTGAGCGCGGGGCTGACGCTGTTTCTCCCCTGTGCCGGCGGCGCCGAACCCTGGCTCGGCGCCGAGGTGCAGCGCGTCACCGGCGTGCCTTCGCCCGGGCTGCGGGTCCTGCGCGGCGGCGTGCAGTTGCAGGCGTCGTGGGACGACGCGCAGCGGCTGAACCTGCACAGCCGGCTCGCGCAGCGGGTGCTGATCCAGCTATCGCACGGTGGCTACGGCAGCGAGGCCGATCTGTACGATAGGGCGCTCGGCGTGGCCTGGGAGGACTGGTTCACGCCGCGCCAGCGCTTCAAGGTCGAGACCACCGCGCGCCGCAGCCCGCTCGCCAGCCTGAACTTCGCGACGCTGCGCGTCAAGGACGCGATCGCCGACCGCTTTCGCGCCAAGTCCGGCGCGCGGCCGGACGTGGACACCCGGCATCCGGACGTGCGCATCCACCTGCACCTGACCGAAGCCGAAGCGACGCTGTACATCGACACCTCGGGCGAGCCGCTGTTCAAGCGTGGCTGGCGCGAGGACCGCGGCGACGCGCCGCTGAAGGAAACACTGGCCGCGGCGCTGATCGCGGCCAGCGGCTGGGATCCGCATGGGAGCGAGCCGCTGCCGCTATACGACCCCTGCTGCGGCAGCGGCACGATCGCGATCGAGGCGGCGCAGATCGCCTGCCGGATCGCGCCGGGGCTGCTGCGCGGTTTCGCGTTCGAGCGGCTGCTGCCGTTTCGCGACGGCGCGTGGACTGCTATAAAAAAAGAAGCTAAAAACGAAAGAATGGCGCCGGCTGTGACCATATTCGGCAGTGATGTTGCGCACCGGATGGTCGATTTTGCCGAGCGCAACGCCGAGCGCGCCGGCGTCGGCGCGGCCATCGAATTCCGTGGCGGCGACGCGCTGCAGCGGCTGCCGCCGGCGCCGCGCGGCGTGATGCTGGTCAATCCGCCGTACGGCGAGCGCATCGAGGTCGGTGGCGTCGCTGGCGGCGGCGCGCGCTCGCGCGTCGCGATGCAGGGCGGCGGGCGTGAGCGCGCGCAGGTCGACGAAGGCGATTTCTTTACCCGGCTCGCTGCGCACTGGAAGCGGCACTACGCCGGCTGGACCGCCTGGGTGCTGACGCCCGACCTCGGCCTGCCGGCGCGGATGCGCTTGGCGGCGTCGCGCCGTGTGCCGCTGTGGAACGGGCCGATCGAATGCCGGCTGCTGCGCTTCGAGCTAGTGCACGGCTCGACACGCCGGCCGCGCGGCACCGCGGCGCCGGCGGCCGACCCGGCGGGACGCTAAGGCATGTTCTCACCGAGACGAGCGCGAGCTGGCGTGAACAGGGTTTCGTCATCCGTGGCCGGTCACGACCCTGTCGCTGCCGAGGGCGATCGCCGCGGCCGAACTCTCGCTGCGGCGGTCGATCGCGGCACACCCCGCGCCGTCGTCCTCGACACGAACCTGGCGCTGGACCTGCTGCTGTTCGACGACCCGGCAACGGAGCACCTCGCGCTGCTGCTTTCGGCGGGGCGGTTGCGCTGGATCGCGACCTGCGCGATGCGCTCGGAGCTCGCCCGCGTGCTCGACTATCCGGCGGTCGCGGCTCAGCTGGAGCGGCGCGCCGATGCCGCCACGCGCGTGCTGCAGGCGTTCGATGCGCAAGTGCAAAGCGTGGACGATCCGGCGAGCGCCGATCTGCGCTGCATCGATCCTGACGACCAGATGTTCATCGACCTCGCGGTCGAGCGCGGCGCGCTGCTGCTGAGCCGGGATCGGGCGCTGCTGCAACTGCGCGCGCCGCTCGCTGCGCTCGGGGTCGAGGTGCGGACAGCCGCGACCCCGGCTGCATGAGCCGTGCGGTTCAGGGTTCCTGCAACAGGCGCAGCAATTCGACCACGCGCGCGCTGCTGCGCTCGAAGTCGGTCCCGAGCAGGTTCACGGCCTTGTCGAGCCGGCCCGATTCGACGAAACTGACCACGTTGGCGGCGTGGTAATGGAAGTTTCTGTGCTCGTCCACCAGCAGCTTGAACGAAGCGTACTTGCCGAGCCGCTCGCGCCCGGCGCCATGCAGCCACTGCCCCAGGTCGCAGCGGTCGTCGAAGCAGATCACCTCCGGGCGGAAATCCTCGCTCGACTTGCCGGCCAAGTACGCATCGAGCCGCGTTTTCCAGTTCTCGTGCGCGGCGATTGCCGCGTCGATATCGAGGCGGCGGATGTCGGCTTCGACCTCGGCGACCGTCGAGGCTCGCATCGTGGTCAGCACCGAATCGGGCGAGCGCCCGAAGCGCAGGAACTTCAGCATCTCAAATCCTTGTTCGCAACCGTCCTGGCGTGAACGGATCGTGGTTTGGGAATGATAGCTGGGCACCTGCAGCAGCAACGCCGGCTGGCGCCTAGAAAGCGAGCCACTCTGCGCATTAGTACGCAACGGTTATCGGCGCGGTATGGGGCGAGCCCGCGCAGACGCCAGCGGCACCCCCAGACTGTCGCGGCGCTGCCACAGCGCAGGCGCCTTCCGGGCCGGGGTCGTGACTTGGTGCCAGAATCGGAGCCGAGCGCTTGACCCGCCATGCGACAGGGAGGCAAGTCAAAGTCCGATCATCGTCACGGATGCCTCGGTGCTGCGCTGGAGACAACTCCGTGAGTTTGCAAGAATCCTCCCTCGTTCGACTGTCAGACGCCGTGCAGACCTTTCGCCAGATCGATCCCGTCATCACGTTCCGAAACAGCCAAGGCGACTCCGTCCGCGGTACCTTGACCAACCACCAGCGGCATTCGCTGGTGATGGAAATCTACAACCCGTACTCGATCGTGCAGACCAGCGAGGTGCTGCGCGAACTGACGGTGCGCGCCGGCGAGCGCACCATCTACAAGGGCAGCGCGGTCGTCGTCAGCATGGTGAACACCGGGCTGATGGCGCTGATCTCGGTGACGCTGACCGACAGCTGGTCCGAATTCAATGCGATCCGCGGTGACCTCTCCAGGGTCGAAGCCGAGGCGCGCAACTTCGTCGAAGAATGGAGCGCGCGCTTTCACATCAACCAGAGCTACCAGGTCTGCGTCAGCGAGATGCGCTGCTTCCTGTCGGAAACCTCGCGCTGGGCCGACCAGGCCGACATGTCGGACGTGCTGCCGCGCGATGCGCAGGGCCGGATCCGCGAAGACGTGTTCTTCGAGCTGGCGGCGCCGATCATGACCAAGGGCCGAGAGTACATGATGTGGCTCCAGGATGAAGCCAAGCGGGTTGGCGCCGAGAACAGCGTTTCGCACCGCAACTTCGCGCAGAGTGCGCTGCATCCGCTGCTGCTGCGCGCGCCGTTCGTGTACCGGACCTTCACCAAGCCGCTGGGCTACGCCGGCGACTACGAGATGGTCAATCAGATCCTGTCCGATCCGCGCCAGGGCAACAGCACCTATTTCCAGATCATCAACACCATGTTCCTGCGCTGTATGCTCGCGCAGGCACACCGCAACCGGATCGGCATCCTGGTCGACTATCTGAACCGCGCGACGGAGCGGGCCGAGCGCGAGCAGCGCGAGGTGACGGTGCTGAACGTCGGCTGTGGGCCGGCGGCCGAGATCCAGCGTTTCATCGCCGAGCATCCGCATCCCGATCGCCTGTCGTTCGTGCTGATGGACTTCAACGAAGAGACGCTGGCCTACACCCGTTCCTGCATCGATGAGGCCTGTCGCCAGCACGGCAAGACGGTGCGCGTCGAGTACGTGCACGAGTCGGTGCACCAATTGCTCAAGCGCGCGTCCAAGCACGAGGATCCGCTGCAGCCGCAGACCCAGTTCGATGTCGTGTACTGCGCCGGTCTGTTCGACTATCTGTCGGACAAGGTGTGCGCGCGGCTGCTGCAGTACTTCGTTTCGCGCAGCAAGCCCGGCGCCGCGGTGCTGGTCACCAATGTGCATTCCGACAATCCGGAACGCGACGGGATGGAGCACCTGCTCGAATGGCACCTGATCTACCGCAACGAATCACAACTGGAGAGCGTGCTGCCGCCGCGGCGGGTCGGCACGCGGCTCTACCGCGACGACACCGGCGTCAACCTGTTCGCGGAGTTTCAGGTTCCCGACGGCACTTGACGGCCGTGATCACGACGACCATGACCCGCAATCCGCCGTCGCCTTACCACCAGGAACTGAGCGACTTTCGACTGAACTACAGCAAGGCCGGCAGCATCACGTCGCTGGCGCTGGTGCTGCTGGGCGTCGGGCTCGATGTCGCGCTCTATCCGGCCTACATCCGGGAGTTCCTGGCCGTACGCAGCGTCGTCGCGCTGCTGACGCTGGCGATCTTCGCGCTGCTGTACACGCCGACCGGACGCGCCAGTGTGCGCTCGCTGACGCTGCTGTGGCTGGCGCTGCCGCAGATCATGATCGCCTGGATGATCGCGCTGACCGACGGCGCGCAATCGATCTACTTCGTCGGGCTGCATCTGGCGCTGTATGCGGCCGGCATCATTCTGCCAATCTCGTTCGTCGAGGGCATAGGCTTCGGACTGTTCACCTATGCGGTCTACGTGCTGGCGTGCGTGCTGCACCCGGGCGGCATCGCGGACTGGTCCGGATTCATAGGCCGCTCGCTGTTCATCGTGTTCTCCGCGGTCGCGAGCGCGGGCTGCACCTATTTCAACGAGCGCGCCCGCATCCGGCTGTTCCGGCTGCAGCGCAAGGTGGCCGAGACCAATGCCACGCTGGTCAGCACGAACCAGGCGCTGGCGCAGATCAAGGGCCACATGATCCAGCAGGAAAAGATGGCGGCGCTCGGCACGCTGTCGGCCGGGCTGATGCACGAGGTCAACAACCCGGTCAACTACAGCCTGATGGCATTGAACATGGCGATGCTGGACCCGGCGGTGGCCCAGAGCGCGGACCTGAAGGAAAGCCTCGGCGACGCGAAGGAAGGCCTGGAGCGGGTGCAGCACATCGTCTCGGATCTCAAGACCTTCGCTTACCAGAAGCCGGGCGGCGAGGGCGGCGACCGGATCTTTCTGCTGGAAAAGGCAGTACAGGCGGCGCGACGCCTGGCCGGTCATGAACTCAGCGGGATCGACGTGCAGGTACGCTGGCCGCAGGACACCCATGTGCGCGGCGACGAGCCTGCGGTGATCGGCGTGCTGATCAACCTGCTCAGCAACGCGGCGCTGGCGCTGCGCAAGGCCGGACGGTCCGAGCCGCGCATCGAGGTCGTCGGCCAGCACCAGGATGGGCGACTGCAGGTGTCGGTGCGCGACAACGGCACCGGGATCGATTCCGAGCATCTGAACCGGGTGTTCGAGCCGTTCTTCACGACCCGCACCGTGGGCCAGGGGCTGGGCCTGGGCCTGAGCGTCAGTTATGCGGTGATCCAGCGCCACGGCGGCACGCTGCGCGTGATCAGTGAACCCGGCGCCTGGACCGAGTTCAGTTTCGACCTGGGTCTACCCGACCCGGGCGCAGCCTGAGAGATTGTTCGCGATGAGCCTGCCGCCTTCTGCCACGACGCCCGTCGCCACACCCGCGGTCCCGGTTGCGGCGACGGACGCCGGCGCACGGCCGACGCTGTTGTTCGTCGACGACGAGCCGCAATCGTGCAAATGGTTTGCGCGTACCTTCAGCGATGAGTTCGATGTGGTCTGCGCCGACGGCGTCGACGCGGCGCTTGCGCTGCTGCACCAGCGGGGCGCCGGCGTGGCGCTGCTGGTCACCGACTACCGGATGCCGCATCGCACCGGGCTGGAGCTGCTGCTCGCGGCGCAGCGCGACCATCGGCACGTGGTGCGCCTGCTGGTTACTGCGTTCGCCGAGAAAGACGTCGCGATCGCCGCGGTGAACCAGGGGCAGGTGTTCCGCATCCTCGAGAAGCCGCTGGATCTGCCGCTGACCCGCGCCACGCTGCACGAGGCAATGGCGCTGTACCGAGCGCAGGCGCTGGAGCGCGCGCTGCAGGAGAACCGGATGATCGCGATCCGCGAGACCCTGGGATTTCTCGCGCACGAACTGAACACGCCGCTGGTGACGGTCCGCGGTTTCGTCGCGGCGGTGGCCGAACGCTATCAGGCGCCGCCGACCGTCGAGGCCGATGGGTCGCCTGCGCAGGCCGGCCTGGCCTGCTTTTCCGAGCGCCGCGCCGGCGAGGTGATGGAGGCGTTGGCCGGCGCGCAGCGCGGCGCGCTTTACTGTCAATCGCTGGTTTCGGCGTTCGTGCGTTCGGCGCGCGAGGTTTATCCCGGCGTGGTCGGCGCGCCGGTCACCGCCGGCAATCTGGTGCAGGCGCTGCTGAAGGAATACCCGTTCGAGGGCGACGAGCGCGGTTGGGTCGAAAGCGAGGTGCAGGACGACTTCGTGCTGCCGGGCCAGCGTGACCTGCTGTTCCTGGTGCTCTCGACACTGACCAAGAACGCGTTGCTCGCGCTGCACGGACGCACCGACCCGCGCCTGCGTATCGTGGTCAGCCGGGAGGCCGCAGCCCCTGGCGCTGCGCCGCGCCCCGGTCGGCCGTGGATCCGGTTCGTCGACAACGGGCACGGCATTGCGCCCGAGGTGCTGGAGCGGCTCACGCACGAGCCGGTGACCACGCGCGCCGCCAGCGGCGGCAACGGCATGGGGCTGATGTTCTGCCGTCGCGTGCTGCAGTCGCTCGGGGGTTCGATCGTGCTCGAATCCGAACCCGACCGCGGCACCACCGTGTCGCTCCATTTCAAGGCTTGACCTGACCTGTTCCATTCGTGAGGCCCGCTGCATGACCGCTACGAAGATTCTCTATGTCGACGACGAAGCCATGGCGCTCAAGTATTTCGAGCGCCTGGTGGGACCGATCGCGCCGGTGATCACCGCCAATTCGGTGCAGGAAGGGCAGCAGGTGCTGCTGCAGCGCGGCGACGAAATCGCGGTGCTGGTGTCCGATCAACGCATGCCCGGCGCGCACGGCAACGAACTGCTGCGCTATGCGCGCGAACACCATCCGCGCATCGTGCGCATGCTGACCACCGCGTATTCGGAAATGGGCGAGGCGATCGAGGCGATCAACGCCGGTGAGATCTTCCGCTACATCACCAAGCCCTGGGATCTGGAGAGCCTGCGCGCTGATCTGAAGAACGCGCTGGAGCTGGCCGAGCTGCGCGGCGAGCGCGACAGCCTGCTGCGCGAGAAGATGCTGGTGCAGCAGCAGCAACTGCTGGCCAGCCGCATCGGCCAGCTCGCGCTGGTCTGCGCCGGCTTCGCCTCGGGCGAGCACCCGGTCGGTCTCGCCACTTTTCTCGACAGCATGCAGACCGTCGGCTGCAAGGCGCCGGCGATCGACTGGCGCCGGCTCGACCATGCCGACCTGACGCAGTCCGAGGTGCAGCGTGGGACGGCGGTGGGGCAGTTGCTGGTGCAGTGGCAGCAGCAGTTCGGCGCGGACGACGAGCGCTCGCCGGCGCTGGCGCTGCTGGCCAGGTCGCTGCCGGGCTGCACGCCTGCCGGCGCCGACGGCCTGCTGCTGACCGACCGCGACGCGATGGCCTGGCTGCTCGAGGGCGCGGCGCAGGAGGCGCCGACGCCGGAGCGCGTCGCATGGCTCGCGTGGCTGCTCTGGCTCGGGCGTCCGGTGCAGCTGTACGAGGCCAAGGGCGGCTGGACGTTGGAGATGGACGGCAGCGGCGCGTCCGAGCTGCCGCTACCGCCGGACTGGCTTGCCGACGCGATCGACGCGATCGGGCGCAACGCAGTTTGACCACCCCCAGGCTGCGCGCACCGCGTGTCGCTTCGCCCGGTGCTCGCCGCCAGAGGCGGCGGCCCTTCGGTCTGTCCAGACCTGCGCAGGCAGGTCTGGAGCCGCAGACCTCAGCCCCCTCACCGGGGGCACCGCCGGCGGCCGGGCCAAGCCCCGCTCTGCGGCGGTCGCTGGCGTGGCCTGCGCCGCGGCCATCTGTCTCATTGCGTTTCAGGTACCGCAGGGCGTACCACGCACTGCGGAGAGCCGAGTCCGACGCTCAGCCGCGGCCGTCGTCCGGCAGCAGCGATAGCAGGCGCGCCAGCGCGTGTTGAACTGCTGCGGCGCGTACCGCCGCCCGATCGCCGTCGAAGCGGCGCTGCTCGGACGAGACGGCGCCTTGCACGCTCCAGCCGAACCAGACGGTGCCGACCGGCTTGGCCGCGCTGCCGCCGCCGGGGCCCGCGATGCCGGTGACCGAGAGCGCGACTTGGGTGTGCGCGCGGGCCTCGGCACCGGCGGCCATCGCGCGCGCGACCGGTTCGCTGACCGCGCCGTGGGCCGCGATCAGGCCGGCGTCCACGCCCAGCATCTCGGTCTTGGCCTGGTTCGAGTAGGTGACGAAGCCGCGCTCGAACCAGTCGCTGGACCCGGCAAGCTGGGTGCAGGCGGCGGCGACCAGGCCGCCGGTGCAGCTCTCGGCGCAGGCCAGGCGCCAGTGCCGAGCCAGCAGGCGCTGCGCCAGCGCCCGGCACAGCGCGTCCGGCGACGGCTCCGTCTCGGCGCTTGGCGAAAGTTCGGAACTCATACAACGAACCTCCAGGCGGCGATCACCAGCAGCGCGCAGAACGCAGCCACCAGGTCATCGAACATGATGCCGAAGCCGCCGCGCAGCCCCAGTCCGTGGAAGCGCCGGTCGGCCCAACGCACCGGGCCCGGCTTGACCATGTCGAAGAAGCGAAACAGCAGGAACGCCACGAGCTGACCCCAGAACGAGGTCGGCAGCGCCAGCCACAGCACCAGCCAGAACGCGGCCACCTCGTCCCAGACGATGCAGCCCGGATCCTGCAACTGCAGGTGGCGCGCCGCCACGGTGCAGGCCCACCAGCCCAGCGGCAGCGAGGCGGCGATCACGACCCCGAGCTCGGCCGGCGTCAGCCACAGCGCGAGCACGCGGTACGCGACCCAGGCGAACAGCGTGCCGGCGGTGCCCGGCGCGACCGGCGACAGGCCCGAGCCGAAGCCGAGCGCGATCAGATGCGCCGGATGCGCCAGCAGAAACCGCAGGCCGGGCCGGCTTGGCAGTTCGGCGGTCATGACGCGAAATGGTCGAACGGGCGCAAGCGCGGCGCGGCCACCGCG
This genomic interval from Burkholderiaceae bacterium contains the following:
- a CDS encoding Periplasmic thiol:disulfide interchange protein DsbA → MKRREFSAAAFALAGASLAAPAARAQGNQFVAGTDYLVLDRRAPTEAPPGKIEVIEFFWYSCPHCNAFEPALDQWVGKLPKDVFMRRVPVQFNPSFEPEQRLYYTLKEMGKIDELHVKVFHAIHVEHLPLDKESGIVDWARKQGLDMTKFGQIYNSFSVATKVRQAVDLQNIYKVTGVPSMGVAGRFYTDGELAKGMDRCLRVVDFLIDKARKGG
- a CDS encoding Lipopolysaccharide export system protein LptA; translated protein: MKTTCVSLLLALCFACSLLATAPALAEKADSSKPMNVEADALRYDDLNQTSVFTGNVVVTKGTITIRGARVDVRQDPDGYQYAKVTAAPGKLAFYRQKRDGVDEYIEGESDVIDYDGKTDTVKFVGHAQLRRYVGTTLSDETSGALITYDNVTDVFTVDGTVRSSPLAGGAATRTRVRAMLTPRAAASAAASSSGAAPAPALQSSGKLTEVPE
- a CDS encoding Lipopolysaccharide ABC transporter, ATP-binding protein LptB; amino-acid sequence: MSAAADAAGSPSRLEALHLQKSYGGRMVVRDVSLAVQKGEVVGLLGPNGAGKTTSFYMIVGLVRADAGVITIDGGPVEHMPIHRRSRLGLSYLPQEASIFRKLTVQENVRAVLELQRHTDGAQAGRPLPPGEIEQRLTELLQELRVEHLRDSPAPALSGGERRRVEIARALATQPRFILLDEPFAGIDPIAVIEIQRIIVFLKSRGIGVLITDHNVRETLGICDHAYIISDGGVLAQGTPAQIIDNAEVRRVYLGEHFRM
- a CDS encoding RNA polymerase sigma-54 factor RpoN; this encodes MKQGLSLRVSQHLALTPQLQQSIRLLQLSTLELSQEVGQMLDDNPFLELSDDAAPREEFGLGQADVKAVEDDERDTPIASNNIADSPKNTEASALDDAETSAQTADQEPSWDGDGTSEVRPDDTEWGGDAPVHGRDPDAADATELAGDEESLQSYLHRQALGLRLSEEDRAALRFLIESLDDDGYLTDSLDLLAQGLAGGDEVEKQELVQRFTVALSLLQHLEPAGVGARSLGECLSVQLQAIESADPGDDAARLDAILVAQRICAQPIELLARRDLRRLSQLCRADEAQIKAAITLITRLEPKPGRRFVSVERNVVVPDVIVTRVGGDGPPRFRVQLNPDVMPRLRVHHFYANALRQHKSGGAGAADCAALQQRLQEARWFIKNIQQRFDTILRVATAIVERQKSFLVHGELAMRPLVLREIADQLGLHESTISRVTSAKYMATPQGTFELKYFFGSGLGTESGGNASSTAVRALIRQFVAAEAPEQPLSDAQLADLLKEQGIACARRTVAKYRDALRIAPANLRRAL
- a CDS encoding 23S rRNA (guanine(2445)-N(2))-methyltransferase → MSAGLTLFLPCAGGAEPWLGAEVQRVTGVPSPGLRVLRGGVQLQASWDDAQRLNLHSRLAQRVLIQLSHGGYGSEADLYDRALGVAWEDWFTPRQRFKVETTARRSPLASLNFATLRVKDAIADRFRAKSGARPDVDTRHPDVRIHLHLTEAEATLYIDTSGEPLFKRGWREDRGDAPLKETLAAALIAASGWDPHGSEPLPLYDPCCGSGTIAIEAAQIACRIAPGLLRGFAFERLLPFRDGAWTAIKKEAKNERMAPAVTIFGSDVAHRMVDFAERNAERAGVGAAIEFRGGDALQRLPPAPRGVMLVNPPYGERIEVGGVAGGGARSRVAMQGGGRERAQVDEGDFFTRLAAHWKRHYAGWTAWVLTPDLGLPARMRLAASRRVPLWNGPIECRLLRFELVHGSTRRPRGTAAPAADPAGR
- a CDS encoding SAM-dependent methyltransferase, with the protein product MSLQESSLVRLSDAVQTFRQIDPVITFRNSQGDSVRGTLTNHQRHSLVMEIYNPYSIVQTSEVLRELTVRAGERTIYKGSAVVVSMVNTGLMALISVTLTDSWSEFNAIRGDLSRVEAEARNFVEEWSARFHINQSYQVCVSEMRCFLSETSRWADQADMSDVLPRDAQGRIREDVFFELAAPIMTKGREYMMWLQDEAKRVGAENSVSHRNFAQSALHPLLLRAPFVYRTFTKPLGYAGDYEMVNQILSDPRQGNSTYFQIINTMFLRCMLAQAHRNRIGILVDYLNRATERAEREQREVTVLNVGCGPAAEIQRFIAEHPHPDRLSFVLMDFNEETLAYTRSCIDEACRQHGKTVRVEYVHESVHQLLKRASKHEDPLQPQTQFDVVYCAGLFDYLSDKVCARLLQYFVSRSKPGAAVLVTNVHSDNPERDGMEHLLEWHLIYRNESQLESVLPPRRVGTRLYRDDTGVNLFAEFQVPDGT
- a CDS encoding Signal transduction histidine kinase; this translates as MTRNPPSPYHQELSDFRLNYSKAGSITSLALVLLGVGLDVALYPAYIREFLAVRSVVALLTLAIFALLYTPTGRASVRSLTLLWLALPQIMIAWMIALTDGAQSIYFVGLHLALYAAGIILPISFVEGIGFGLFTYAVYVLACVLHPGGIADWSGFIGRSLFIVFSAVASAGCTYFNERARIRLFRLQRKVAETNATLVSTNQALAQIKGHMIQQEKMAALGTLSAGLMHEVNNPVNYSLMALNMAMLDPAVAQSADLKESLGDAKEGLERVQHIVSDLKTFAYQKPGGEGGDRIFLLEKAVQAARRLAGHELSGIDVQVRWPQDTHVRGDEPAVIGVLINLLSNAALALRKAGRSEPRIEVVGQHQDGRLQVSVRDNGTGIDSEHLNRVFEPFFTTRTVGQGLGLGLSVSYAVIQRHGGTLRVISEPGAWTEFSFDLGLPDPGAA
- a CDS encoding Nicotinamide-nucleotide amidase: MSSELSPSAETEPSPDALCRALAQRLLARHWRLACAESCTGGLVAAACTQLAGSSDWFERGFVTYSNQAKTEMLGVDAGLIAAHGAVSEPVARAMAAGAEARAHTQVALSVTGIAGPGGGSAAKPVGTVWFGWSVQGAVSSEQRRFDGDRAAVRAAAVQHALARLLSLLPDDGRG